One Electrophorus electricus isolate fEleEle1 chromosome 13, fEleEle1.pri, whole genome shotgun sequence DNA segment encodes these proteins:
- the pcare1 gene encoding photoreceptor cilium actin regulator, which yields MGCSPSRRNNCSGSQGPLQKDKTLLPGTKEFPADLQCNRAHGNPSRDKTACEKTAGDKRLNIYATTVSVFSGKKNIEDEPAIATINPAKLVIQDSVINLSSHTKEKHGEKTDEKKNQKRGTRRSKIGLKNTNQNKKKKEKRSTVEEKVEFPEPLVKAHKAAYEYLNPSIARYEIILGLLDHATQTQLSLQPMVAFMALRYEEINQGLQELVDEGEKLLKVNGEHLAWPSNMKNLSSSRRPTSTEPPPDLLQQLLQYTVQRMRVVGHSVGRIADVVLEEAISYFSSICEVLEEKLKAKRAADASLKQLLTRIEAASLQRPGPEDSTLFSEDSGFGAESESLAGFDRQHRRRESSESTASSHTIPHNPGDSILSPQGSPRQQFTENMSNSTSLSTLNSTCIITGKELQDTESLFGSAFLDDDVGEEFQEENENGCDEEHCKGKTRMQSSFSLLDHCHQPWNLPVKRIENLQNVEMTLKMKDAISDRIHFVPPQHSEVKAKIGISKVSDKQWTDEGERTPKRPQSATPESSKKRIIVTKQCRSQSAESLRSKAEDSTLLELERTQKELNQRLARMKKATGHIKKDIYKQTQGQPISAGSPNVPVQLRHVNSRLPSSNGKTVIVKMVTENKDVGKEMKEEKKRKYKTVKGHLKSTPTPSPPPSPQQTLGLFKGGNSVKKLIDTFSQRVEETNDRVKDLGTLKGIRKCGIPIIPGLGGAFTFVYNENDNSDNQRESRNSEKMEDIDMNNLPPPALEVLMDNSFENAEASKTDESITRRGRSTFTKRTSMSQRLCASIQPVTVLPSKANMQKSSLSMLSFHSVLHDHNGMVKNSDFDSKSMIVLEDGEVASLYKQARKVIHLQHSTDSLSLQNAAENGNFKSPHQNNVEEKCTPETVPCTSVAGSKPLPSLPVCLFMVPSRHIPHRRLPSPPVLKKHAVPQSFSSSPTFRKLPTPPAANQRTLPATPAVQQEVTPGSMSGVTYRFKGPSPPASPKVQQMSHENRTEDLLSRGLSNARSVFCPASSSLFKAQPYPVPKPPQAWTSTGSNVLPRPWGECCKHLVSVQGPQSFIRRSQSDRRPNAPTRAPGMSIAQTCGSEPAISTQGLEHDPTREGRAWNEPTELRRATRSASHPDLCIVGQALQRE from the coding sequence ATGGGCTGTTCCCCGTCAAGGCGGAATAACTGCAGTGGATCACAAGGACCACTTCAGAAAGACAAGACACTATTGCCTGGGACCAAGGAATTTCCAGCAGACTTACAGTGCAACAGAGCACATGGAAACCCAAGCAGAGACAAAACAGCTTGtgagaagacagcaggagacaaAAGACTGAACATTTATGCCACtacagtttctgttttttctggGAAGAAAAATATAGAAGATGAACCAGCAATAGCAACAATTAACCCAGCAAAACTGGTCATACAAGACAGTGTAATTAATTTATCATCCCATACAAAAGAGAAACATGGagaaaaaacagatgaaaagaaaaatcagaaaagGGGTACAAGGAGGTCAAAAATCGGGttgaaaaatacaaatcaaaacaaaaagaaaaaagaaaaaagaagcacTGTTGAGGAAAAGGTGGAGTTTCCTGAGCCACTTGTGAAAGCCCACAAAGCAGCATATGAATATCTCAATCCCAGTATTGCTAGGTATGAAATAATTTTGGGTTTACTAGATCATGCCACCCAGACGCAACTTTCTCTGCAACCCATGGTGGCATTCATGGCCCTGCGCTATGAGGAGATAAATCAAGGACTACAGGAATTGGTTGACGAAGGGGAGAAGCTTTTAAAAGTAAATGGTGAACATTTGGCTTGGCCTTCCAATATGAAAAACCTTTCCTCATCAAGAAGACCCACTTCCACTGAACCACCACCTGATTTGTTACAACAGCTACTTCAGTACACTGTACAGAGAATGCGTGTTGTCGGACACTCGGTGGGTAGGATTGCAGATGTAGTCCTTGAAGAAGCAATCAGTTATTTTTCATCTATATGTGAAGTCCTGGAGGAGAAACTGAAGGCTAAACGTGCAGCTGACGCTAGCCTAAAGCAGTTGCTCACTAGGATTGAAGCTGCCTCACTGCAGAGACCTGGGCCAGAGGATTCAACATTGTTCAGTGAAGACAGCGGCTTTGGGGCTGAGAGTGAGTCTCTGGCAGGGTTTGATAGGCAGCACCGCCGCAGGGAAAGCAGTGAGTCAACAGCATCCAGTCACACAATTCCTCACAACCCTGGAGACTCAATACTGAGCCCTCAGGGTTCACCTAGACAACAATTCACAGAAAATATGAGCAATAGCACATCTCTCTCTACCCTAAACTCCACCTGTATCATTACAGGTAAAGAATTACAGGACACAGAATCTTTGTTTGGCTCTGCTTTCTTGGATGATGATGTGGGAGAGGAATTTCAAGAGGAAAATGAAAATGGATGTGATGAAGAACACTGCAAAGGTAAAACCAGGATGCAATCAAGCTTTTCTCTTCTCGACCACTGCCATCAACCCTGGAACCTGCCTGTAAAGCGAATAGAGAACCTGCAAAATGTAGAAATGACATTAAAGATGAAAGATGCTATCAGTGACCGAATTCACTTTGTTCCCCCTCAACACTCTGAAGTGAAGGCAAAGATTGGAATCTCAAAGGTCAGTGACAAGCAGTGGACTGACGAGGGGGAGAGAACCCCCAAAAGGCCACAGTCGGCTACTCCTGAGTCCTCAAAGAAAAGGATCATAGTTACTAAACAGTGTCGTTCACAATCAGCAGAATCCCTTCGTAGTAAGGCTGAAGATTCTACACTGCTTGAACTGGAAAGGACGCAAAAAGAACTAAACCAGAGACTGGCGAGAATGAAAAAGGCCACAGGACatataaaaaaagatatttacaaGCAAACACAAGGACAGCCAATATCAGCTGGTTCACCCAATGTACCTGTTCAACTACGTCACGTGAACAGTAGACTCCCATCTTCAAATGGAAAGACAGTTATTGTAAAAATGGTTACAGAGAATAAGGATGTTGGGAAAGAAatgaaggaggaaaagaagagaaaatataaaactgttAAGGGACACCTGAAGTCAACACCCACTCCAAgcccaccaccatcaccccaACAAACCTTAGGACTGTTTAAGGGAGGAAATTCAGTGAAAAAACTAATCGACACCTTTAGTCAGAGGGTGGAGGAGACTAATGACAGAGTAAAGGATCTTGGAACTCTTAAAGGGATCAGGAAGTGTGGCATTCCTATCATTCCAGGGTTAGGGGGGGCATTTACGTTTGTCTACAATGAAAATGACAACTCAGATAACCAAAGGGAATCTAGAAACTCTGAGAAAATGGAGGATATTGACATGAACAACCTCCCACCACCTGCTCTGGAGGTCCTGATGGATAATTCCTTTGAAAATGCAGAGGCCAGCAAAACAGATGAGAGTATAACCCGAAGGGGCCGTTCAACTTTTACAAAGAGGACTAGCATGTCTCAAAGACTCTGTGCTTCTATCCAGCCTGTTACAGTCCTGCCTAGCAAGGCAAATATGCAAAAAAGCTCTCTTAGTATGTTGTCTTTTCATAGTGTTCTCCATGACCATAATGGAATGGTTAAGAACAGCGACTTTGATTCCAAATCTATGATAGTTCTGGAGGACGGGGAGGTTGCATCCCTTTACAAACAGGCTCGGAAAGTCATCCACTTGCAACACTCCACTGACTCTCTGTCACTTCAAAATGCAGCCGAAAATGGCAATTTCAAATCTCCTCATCAAAACAATGTAGAAGAAAAATGTACCCCTGAAACGGTGCCTTGCACTTCAGTAGCTGGAAGTAAACCACTTCccagtctgcctgtctgcctgtttaTGGTTCCTTCAAGACATATTCCACATCGTAGACTTCCTAGTCCCcctgtattaaaaaaacatgcagttcCCCAAAGCTTTTCAAGTTCACCAACATTTCGCAAGCTTCCTACACCCCCAGCAGCTAATCAACGGACACTTCCAGCTACACCTGCTGTGCAGCAAGAGGTCACTCCTGGCTCCATGTCTGGAGTCACCTACCGCTTTAAGGGAccctctcctcctgcctcaCCAAAAGTGCAGCAAATGTCTCATGAGAACAGGACTGAGGACCTTCTTTCAAGAGGGCTTAGCAATGCTCGTTCAGTGTTTTGTCCAGCCTCATCGTCACTGTTTAAGGCACAGCCTTATCCTGTACCTAAGCCTCCACAAGCATGGACTTCCACTGGAAGCAACGTCCTCCCTCGCCCATGGGGTGAGTGCTGCAAGCACCTTGTGTCTGTGCAAGGGCCCCAGTCTTTCATCAGGCGCAGCCAATCTGACAGGAGACCCAATGCTCCAACCAGGGCACCAGGCATGTCTATTGCACAGACTTGTGGAAGTGAGCCTGCCATTAGCACCCAGGG